The DNA region TACACGGAACACGGGGCTGCGCTTGAATGTGGTACAGATAAGCCTACAGGCATCTCTTATGTACTGATCTCCCGCCTTGTGTCCCTGAGTATCGTTGATCTTTTTCAGGTCATTCAGGTCGAGGATTGTTATAGCAAAATCAGGGGCGCGATTCATCTCTATCTGTGCATTGAGCCTTTCTTCGTATACGCGGTAGGCGTTCCTGTTCTTGACCCCTGTCAGCGCATCGATGTTAGCCTCTATCCTCGCTTGTGCAAGACGTCTGCTGTATTCTTCCTCCTGACGGACCTGAGCATCTATATCATTGACACCGACAACCAGCCGCCTGCCGTCCTGTTCATCATCAAGAGCGGCTTTCAGCTGTACATACCTTGGCTCATCGTTCATCATAAGGCGGTAACTTATGGTAAATATTCCGTTTTTGATAACTTCCGCCATGGCGTTATCCATCGTCAGAGCTGTAAAGACACGGTTCTTGTCATCGGGGTATACCACCCTTATGGAATTCTCTCTGAGGTCGGATAAGAAATCCTCACCCTCCGCAGGCATATCGAAAACATCAAATTCAGCAGAAGAACTGTATTTGCGGTACTTTCCTGTTTCGGGTTCAACTATGTAGATACAAAGGAATTCACCTGCAAGAGCGCTGACTCTGCTGTATGCTATCTGTTCCTCCAGCATACGCTGTGCCGCCTGCCTATGCTTCATCTGCTCATCTATGTCTGTCATACTGATTACAATAAATCTCTCATCGTCACGTATACGCGCAACTTTCATATTTACATATCTGGGCTGACCATCCGTCATCATGCGGTATGTCATCATGAACATATTGTTCTTATCAAGTGCAGATACGAGAGTTTTGCGGTCCATAGCCCTCATCACTTCTTCCCTGTCCTCGGGATACACATCTATCTGCGTCGCATCATCGCCCTCTTCAAAGAAATGCCAGCCTCGCCTTACCTCGCAGAGATTTCCGTCTTTCTCATCCGAACGGTACTCGATAAATTCCTCGCTGTTGATATCGACATAGAACAGGTTTCTGAAACCACGCGCCAGCGCCTGAGCGATATGTGTGAATATAAGACCGTCGTTCCTTGCCTTTTCGTAAGATTCTTTTGAATTCACCTTGCCGCGGGAGATGCGCAGACTGTCTGAAACGTCCTGATAGATCATCAGTATACACAGTCTGCCGTTAACATCTGTGTACTTCTGCTTAGTCACCTTTACGTTCACGGTATTGCCGAAAACGTCGGGCATATTATCATAGTAGATAAGGGGCTCATCCATGGTCAGCACCATCTTATCGTCTTCGGCAAAGTTCCTTACCTTGTCTTCATCAAATACGTCCGCCGCTTTAATCCCTATGACCTCTGAAGGGTCTTTTTTGTGGACATAATCGGCAAAGGTCTGGTTGCAGGCAAGATATTCTCCTGTGTTAGCATCCTTTGTAAGACATATTCCGGGCATATTATCAAGCAGCGAAGATATGGTCTGCTGGAGTTCGGCAGCGTGCGATGCCTTTTCAAGCATCTGCCTCTGTCTGTCAGCAAGATGCTCCGCCCTCATTCTTCTGACAAGCTGGAATATTACGACAGTAAACAGCAATGTTAGTACAGCCACAGTTATCAGCCAGTTGTCTTTCATAAACTGCATGAAAGATACTTTTTGATCTGTAACCATATACGAAGCAAGTGCGCTGTTGACTTCGTTGCTTTTGGTGGTCAGCACCGCTTTGTTCATAACGGCATAGAGTTCAAGGTCTGATCTTTTTACCGCAAAGGATAATTCCATCAGCTCACCCGTTGGTACGGAGTGCAGTTTGCTTTTCTCCAGTTTATCCTCTTCGGTGGGCACCCTGAAACTGCTGAGAAGCACACAGTCAGCTTCACCTTTTTGTATGGCATCATAGCAAGCCTGAAGTCCGTGATAGAATTTCATCTCACTGTCGGGATAGTTTTCCTTGATGAAGCTTTCGGGATTTATCATGTTCTCGTTTACTGCGAAAACTATTTGGCTATCAGAAGATAACGTCCTGCTGTCAGATTTGCGCATAACTGCCTGCATCTCGGAATCCATTGCGGTATCCGTCAGCATTATCCCCGACTGTTCGGCATCGTAGCTGCTCATGCACAAAGGGAAAACACAGTCTATCTCCCCTGCATCAAGTGCTTCAAGGGCTGTTGTAAGCGAATCGTAGGGTATGGTCTTGAATTTAAGGTTAGGGCTGTTGAGGGTATTCTCCGCGTGTGTCAGATAATCTTTAAGGGCACCTGTCAGCTCCCCTGTTTTCTCATCTTTCCAGCAGAAAGGAAAATAATCCTCTCTGTAACCTATGCGTATCTCGCCGTGCTTTTCCAGCCAGTCCTCCTGTTCAGCCGAAAGCAAAGCATTTGTTGTATTATAGTATACTCTTTCCTTGGATAATCTCTCGTTGAAATAAGGATCATCGTCCTGTATATGTGCCAGAGCCGTGTTGAGCTCTTCAAGAAGATCGGGGCGGGACTTGCTGACCGCATAGTAATAATCCGAACCGCCTATCCTTATGACGGGGACAGCATCTCTGTTGTAATCATAGGTGAATACCGTGGCAATGCCGTCTATCTCTTTCCTGATGATCTTCTCCATGGATCCGTCTTCGGTGTCCGTCAGCGGTATTACCTCGGTGGTTATGCCGTTTTTCTCTACCCATTCTCTCAGCAGTTCTTCCTGAAAACTGCCTTTGTTAACGCCTATCTTCTTGCCGTTGAAGGTAGTAAGGTCATTGGCTTTGATCTCTGTGTTGTCCGAACCGACATAGATATAGTAAGCCTCGGTGCCCATGGGCAGGTCGGGGAAATACATGAATTCCTCTCGTTCGGGCTTGTAGGAAACGTCACTCAGCAGATCTATCTCGCCATTTTGGAGCATCTCAAACAGAACAGGCCAGCTTCCCTCTACGTATTCATAATTCCAGCCTGTGTAAGCTGATAGCTTCTGATGATATTCGTAATCAACACCGCAGCGCCTGCCGAACTTGTCATAATAGCACATGGCAGAATCAAACCAGCCCACACGGACTGTCTTTTGTTCCTGTCTATCTGCAAATGCCATTACAGGCATAATTATATTTATAAGGATAGCTGCAAGCAGGACTGTTGCTGTTATACGTTTATGGTTCTTCAGTAATGTCAAGGTAAACCTCCTGTCAGCTATCTTGCTGCGCCTTATCAGATGATGATATCAGGCGAGCCATTGTATCAAACATTTTTTCGGGTTCTATGGGTTTGAAAAGATGGGCGTCCATGCCCGCTTCAAGGGAGCGTTCTGCATCTTCTTCAAATACATTCGCCGTCATTGCGATGATAGGTATCGTTCCCGCATCAGGCCGTTCCAGAGCGCGTATCCTTTTCGTCGCTGTAAGTCCGTCCATCTCGGGCATACGAACGTCCATGAGAATAGCGTCAAAGTGGCCTTCGTCGCATCCGCTGAACATCTCCACAGCTTCCCTGCCGTTTTTTGCGTGCTCGGACTCAATCCCCTCCAGTTCAAGAATATCAGCCAGTATCTCCGCATTCTGTTCAATGTCCTCAGCGATGAGCACCCTGCGTCCCGACAAAATATCCGCTCTCCTGCCTATGACTTCCTCAGCTGTGATATCCTCTGACTTTCGCTCACAGACTCCCAGCTTCACGGTAACGATAAATACTGAACCTACTCCTTTTTCGCTCTCAACATGAATCTCGCCGCCCATCATTTCAACGTAATTTATCGTGATAGCCATTCCGAGACCGCTTCCGCCGTACTTGTTCGTAGTGGTAGCATCTTCCTGAGAAAAGCGCTCGAATATCTTCGGGATATATTCCTTGTCCATGCCGATACCTGTGTCCTTTACGGTGAATCTCAGAGTGCATACTCCATCCGCCCGTGATACCTCCTCAACAGTAAGAGTCACACTTCCCGATTTATCTGTAAATTTAACGGCATTGCCGAGAATGTTTATCATCACCTGCCTGAGTTTCAGGTCATCGCCGATGTAGTATTCAGCCATATCACCAACGATCCTGCATTCATAGTTCAGACCCTTGTCCTGACACTGACCGTTAATGATGATATTTATCTGCTCCAGGAATCCATCGAATGAGAATTCCTCATTATTAAGTACCATCCTGCCCGATTCTATACGTCCCATATCGAGGATATCATTTATTATACTCAGCAGATGGTTGGCGCTTGCACCTATCCTTTCAAGATGCTCTCTTGTTTTCTGCGGAAGATCGGGTTCACGCAGAGCGATGGTATCAAGCCCTATGATGGTATTCATTGGGGTTCGTATCTCGTGGCTCATGTTGGAAAGGAAGCTGGTCTTTGCACGGCTGCTCGCTTCTGCCAGAGCCTTTTCCACGCCCATCTGCTTTTCACGCTTTTGCAGTGCACTGTATATCCTGAGAAGATTGAAAAGTGAGAAGCATATCAGCACTATCTGCACTGCGCTGGCATTATCCAGCGATCTTCCAACACTTTTCATCTCATCGTCAATATGGTCTTCGTCAGACTCGTTCTCCTCCACCGAATAGTACTCCTTCAACACCGTTTCCGAACGTTCAAGTGCTTTATCTGTGGTCTGGCGGAGCCATACGCTTGATGTGAATATTATAAGTCCCAGAAGTATTATCCATGGGAGGATCGAATGTCCCATCCTGCCCTCGTTGTCACGATTCAGGAAAGTTCGGAAATACACGAAGCCCAGTATGCTCCAGATAGTCAGTATAAAATAAGATTCAAGAGAAAGAGTTTTTATTGAAAGCAGGTTAGGAATCAGGAATTCCAGCGCAAAAAGTATGGATATCACCATACCCGCCATGCCAACTGCTGCTCTTATTCTATCATTATCCTCACGAGCAAGCCTGAAAGCCGCTGCCGATGCAAGAGCATAGGCTATAGTTGCACCAACAGTGGTAATATCAACAATCCAGCTGATAGCAGTTCTTCCGAAGAACGGTAGTACAAGTGATAATGCAAGTATGGATATTATTGCATTTTTCGGCACATGAGCCTTGCTTTTTCTACCAACCCATGTTGGAAAAAGTCCGTCAGCGGAAAGAGAACATAAAAGTCTGCTGAGGGCTATGTAATTTCCGACCAGACCCGTGAATATCGCACCCAGTGCAGACGCACCAAGTATGAATGTGCCTTTATCGCCGAGTGCTTTGTTCGCCGCAAAAAAAGTGGGAAGAGAAGCTTTGCCCGTGTATTTGTCAAGTGAACCGATATAGTCCGTCCATGAGCCGCAGTCATCGGGAAGAGCCTTTACTGCCAGCAATACAAGGAACACATAAACCGCCGCAGCTGTCATCAGCGAGGTCAGCATTATCACAAAGGATCTTTTCAGTGAAAACTTCGCTTCCTCAGCTGAATGTGTTATTGATTCAAACCCGACAAAAGCCCATGGTGCAAGGGCAAATATAGTGAAAACTCCTCCCGAGTGAGAACTGTCAGGAGGATAAGGCGGATAAAAATTCGCTGTACAGCCCTTTGATGACAGTACACCCACGAAGCATATCAAAACGCCGGCGAAAAGCAGCCCCGCCATAAACACCTGCACCAATGCCGAGATTTTTCTTGAAAAGCAAACCAGTGCCGCAACCGCAAGAGCCATTCCCGAAAGGATTATCTCACCAATGTATATCTCATATCCTGCTATGGAATAAAGGTAACCGAAACGGAAAGTATCGCCCAGCACTGTCCTTGCGATAAGCGGCAGAGCAGTCGCATTAGCCCAGATTATAGCTATATACGTAATTATCATGAACCACGCCCCGAGAAATCCGTGGTCGTAGCCGAAAGCCTTTTTGGTATAGGTATATATACCGCCGCATTCGGGATAGCGATTCATAAGGTAATGAAAATTTACAGCAAGCACCAGCATCACCATGCCGGCCAGACCAAGCCCGATGGCTGAACCAACAGGTCCCGCTATGGGCAGGAATGTTGTGCCGGGCATAACGAATGAGCCCCAGCCCACACTACATCCAAAGGACAATGCCCATGCCCCGAATATACCGAGATATTTTATATTGTCGGAACTCTCCATGATGATCAAACCCCTCAGACCAAATTACCGATATTCAGCCCTCTTCGTATCTGCGTATGCGGTCAGATGTTCTTTTATAAGCTTCATCTATCTTTGCTATCCTAGTCTTAACTTCCTCGTCTGAAAGTCTTCTCCTGTTGCCGGGACGGAATTCCTCCGCTAACTCCGAAGCCATTCCCGCAAGCCCAACAAGTCCCAGATTTGCACAAACGCCCTTCATAGCATGAGCCGTTTCAAATATCTTTGAAGGTTCAATCCGATCTCCGGCATCAATAAGCTCTTCCACCACTAGATTAGTCCTCATTTTTCTGATATGTTTATCTACAAGCTTTTCCATGCGGAGCACACGCATTGCCTGCTCGTAATCTCCGCCTATCTCATAATACAATTCCTGTAACGTCATAAAACTCAGCCCCCTGATAACTTTATGTCGTTTGATATATCAGACCCTTATCTCATGGGATACAGCCCTGACCTCAGCTGACTCTCTGCTCCCGCTCTTTGCGGATAAACTCTTCAAATTCATTAGCAGGGACAGGTCTCGAAAAGTAATATCCCTGAACAAGGTCGCAGTCCGCGTCCCTTAGAAGTTTCAGCTGACCCTCTGTTTCAACGCCCTCAGCAACTACGCTCAGCTTGAGATTTCCCGCGATATCGAGTATCAGCTTCATAAGCCTGAGGTCGGTCTCGCTGTTCTCGATATTGCGCACAAAGGACATATCCATCTTAAGCACATCTATGGGCATGGAAGACAGCATATTCAGTGAAGAATACCCCGCCCCGAAGTCGTCCATCTCTATCTCAAAACCAATTTTTCTTAGGGTATGTATAAGACCGAGAAGTCTGTCAGCGTCCTGCGAATAGGCTGATTCAGTGACTTCAAGCTTGATGTCGCAGTACTCCAGACCGTTATTCGTGATGAGCCTGCAAAGCCTTTCGGTAAGGTCAGGATCGAAAATATCCGCACGGGAGATATTCACCGAAACAGGCAGTGTAAACCTGAACTTGTTTCTCCACATCGCTACCTGCTTTGCAGTCTCCTCCCACACGTAGTTATCGACCAGAGTTATCAGCCCGTTGCCCTCAAACAGCGGTATAAACGTGCCGGGAGGTATCATACCGAGCTCCGGGTGTTCCCACCGCACCAGTGCCTCTGCGCTCATGAGTCTCGGCGGTTCACTGCGAATATCGTATTTCGGCTGATAATAAACCCTAAACTGACCATCTGCCAGCGCATTGCGAAGATCGCCCAGAAGCTTCTGGTCGAAGAGCTCCTTTTTAAGGATATCTTCGTTGTATTTCCTCAGCGGGTTGCGGAAGTCGCTCCGTGCCATTATGCAGGCGGTTCGCGCCCTGTCGATAAGCAGTACAGGCTCAACGTCCTCGGTTCGCTCGTCCACGCCCATTCTCAGATGCACCCTTACACCGGGAGAAAACTCGTCCATCTTTGCCTGAAATCTGTCCAGCACAGCCCTGTGATCATCACAGTGGGTGCAGTATACTGCAAATCTGTCAGCATCGAAACGACTGGCGATTCCCTCTTTTTCTCTCAGAAAATCTTTTATGATACTTCCCATGGTCTTAAGCACCTTATCGCCGAATTCTCTGCCGTATAAAGCATTCACAGTGTGAAACTGCTCGATATTCAATACAATTGCATCCATCTGAAGTTCAGGGTGATTGCTGAACAGACGCTCGGCGTATTCAAAAAAGAAATTCTTGCTGTAAAGATCTGTCAGTTCGTCCTTTTCTGCCGATGATATCAGCCTGCGCCCCTCATTCAGCTCGATTATCCTGGCTACACGGGCAAGTATGACCTCGTGTAGGACAAAAGGCTTAGTGATGAAATCTGCCGCACCCAGCCTCAAAGCTTCAAGTTCTGCCTCCTCGTAGGAGGTCATGACTATCACAGGTATGCCTTGAAATTCTTCATCAGCCTGAATGGTTTTAAGTACCTCATAACCGTCCATCACAGGCATGATAAGATCAAGCATAACTGCGGATAATTCATTTTTATGGCGGCGCATAAGGTCTAAAGCCTGCACTCCGTTTTCTGCGAAAATGATATCATAATCATTCTCCATGATGATTTCCAGAGCATCTCTGTTGATC from Ruminococcus albus AD2013 includes:
- a CDS encoding Hpt domain-containing protein, yielding MTLQELYYEIGGDYEQAMRVLRMEKLVDKHIRKMRTNLVVEELIDAGDRIEPSKIFETAHAMKGVCANLGLVGLAGMASELAEEFRPGNRRRLSDEEVKTRIAKIDEAYKRTSDRIRRYEEG
- a CDS encoding putative bifunctional diguanylate cyclase/phosphodiesterase; the protein is MIRSNNMQRPKKVLIVDDQEINRDALEIIMENDYDIIFAENGVQALDLMRRHKNELSAVMLDLIMPVMDGYEVLKTIQADEEFQGIPVIVMTSYEEAELEALRLGAADFITKPFVLHEVILARVARIIELNEGRRLISSAEKDELTDLYSKNFFFEYAERLFSNHPELQMDAIVLNIEQFHTVNALYGREFGDKVLKTMGSIIKDFLREKEGIASRFDADRFAVYCTHCDDHRAVLDRFQAKMDEFSPGVRVHLRMGVDERTEDVEPVLLIDRARTACIMARSDFRNPLRKYNEDILKKELFDQKLLGDLRNALADGQFRVYYQPKYDIRSEPPRLMSAEALVRWEHPELGMIPPGTFIPLFEGNGLITLVDNYVWEETAKQVAMWRNKFRFTLPVSVNISRADIFDPDLTERLCRLITNNGLEYCDIKLEVTESAYSQDADRLLGLIHTLRKIGFEIEMDDFGAGYSSLNMLSSMPIDVLKMDMSFVRNIENSETDLRLMKLILDIAGNLKLSVVAEGVETEGQLKLLRDADCDLVQGYYFSRPVPANEFEEFIRKEREQRVS
- a CDS encoding amino acid permease, translated to MESSDNIKYLGIFGAWALSFGCSVGWGSFVMPGTTFLPIAGPVGSAIGLGLAGMVMLVLAVNFHYLMNRYPECGGIYTYTKKAFGYDHGFLGAWFMIITYIAIIWANATALPLIARTVLGDTFRFGYLYSIAGYEIYIGEIILSGMALAVAALVCFSRKISALVQVFMAGLLFAGVLICFVGVLSSKGCTANFYPPYPPDSSHSGGVFTIFALAPWAFVGFESITHSAEEAKFSLKRSFVIMLTSLMTAAAVYVFLVLLAVKALPDDCGSWTDYIGSLDKYTGKASLPTFFAANKALGDKGTFILGASALGAIFTGLVGNYIALSRLLCSLSADGLFPTWVGRKSKAHVPKNAIISILALSLVLPFFGRTAISWIVDITTVGATIAYALASAAAFRLAREDNDRIRAAVGMAGMVISILFALEFLIPNLLSIKTLSLESYFILTIWSILGFVYFRTFLNRDNEGRMGHSILPWIILLGLIIFTSSVWLRQTTDKALERSETVLKEYYSVEENESDEDHIDDEMKSVGRSLDNASAVQIVLICFSLFNLLRIYSALQKREKQMGVEKALAEASSRAKTSFLSNMSHEIRTPMNTIIGLDTIALREPDLPQKTREHLERIGASANHLLSIINDILDMGRIESGRMVLNNEEFSFDGFLEQINIIINGQCQDKGLNYECRIVGDMAEYYIGDDLKLRQVMINILGNAVKFTDKSGSVTLTVEEVSRADGVCTLRFTVKDTGIGMDKEYIPKIFERFSQEDATTTNKYGGSGLGMAITINYVEMMGGEIHVESEKGVGSVFIVTVKLGVCERKSEDITAEEVIGRRADILSGRRVLIAEDIEQNAEILADILELEGIESEHAKNGREAVEMFSGCDEGHFDAILMDVRMPEMDGLTATKRIRALERPDAGTIPIIAMTANVFEEDAERSLEAGMDAHLFKPIEPEKMFDTMARLISSSDKAQQDS
- a CDS encoding transporter substrate-binding domain-containing protein translates to MTLLKNHKRITATVLLAAILINIIMPVMAFADRQEQKTVRVGWFDSAMCYYDKFGRRCGVDYEYHQKLSAYTGWNYEYVEGSWPVLFEMLQNGEIDLLSDVSYKPEREEFMYFPDLPMGTEAYYIYVGSDNTEIKANDLTTFNGKKIGVNKGSFQEELLREWVEKNGITTEVIPLTDTEDGSMEKIIRKEIDGIATVFTYDYNRDAVPVIRIGGSDYYYAVSKSRPDLLEELNTALAHIQDDDPYFNERLSKERVYYNTTNALLSAEQEDWLEKHGEIRIGYREDYFPFCWKDEKTGELTGALKDYLTHAENTLNSPNLKFKTIPYDSLTTALEALDAGEIDCVFPLCMSSYDAEQSGIMLTDTAMDSEMQAVMRKSDSRTLSSDSQIVFAVNENMINPESFIKENYPDSEMKFYHGLQACYDAIQKGEADCVLLSSFRVPTEEDKLEKSKLHSVPTGELMELSFAVKRSDLELYAVMNKAVLTTKSNEVNSALASYMVTDQKVSFMQFMKDNWLITVAVLTLLFTVVIFQLVRRMRAEHLADRQRQMLEKASHAAELQQTISSLLDNMPGICLTKDANTGEYLACNQTFADYVHKKDPSEVIGIKAADVFDEDKVRNFAEDDKMVLTMDEPLIYYDNMPDVFGNTVNVKVTKQKYTDVNGRLCILMIYQDVSDSLRISRGKVNSKESYEKARNDGLIFTHIAQALARGFRNLFYVDINSEEFIEYRSDEKDGNLCEVRRGWHFFEEGDDATQIDVYPEDREEVMRAMDRKTLVSALDKNNMFMMTYRMMTDGQPRYVNMKVARIRDDERFIVISMTDIDEQMKHRQAAQRMLEEQIAYSRVSALAGEFLCIYIVEPETGKYRKYSSSAEFDVFDMPAEGEDFLSDLRENSIRVVYPDDKNRVFTALTMDNAMAEVIKNGIFTISYRLMMNDEPRYVQLKAALDDEQDGRRLVVGVNDIDAQVRQEEEYSRRLAQARIEANIDALTGVKNRNAYRVYEERLNAQIEMNRAPDFAITILDLNDLKKINDTQGHKAGDQYIRDACRLICTTFKRSPVFRVGGDEFAVLSQGDDYERIEELLKILNDHNDEAILTGGIVVALGMARYDHNEKVAQVYELADQRMYENKSYLKEKKKQRG